A part of Pararhizobium sp. A13 genomic DNA contains:
- a CDS encoding autoinducer binding domain-containing protein, which translates to MNITLLVQFLALIDEMKSRDEIVQEFERVLDRYGFDFYGVVRQPKPNENPLSLLLTGRWPDGWPQIYIKKKFVIIDPTIRFLGHAQRGFRWRETLVAFRSDPHRKRMERMMVEARGYGLHDGYIFPVHGRRGLLGNLSVGGRVVDLSPVEMSLFDGIAKKVFWRLLELTDPTVLAEMVSSVDVQMTRREMEALNYLADGLTSNEISRILDISNHTVDWYMNGIQEKLRAKNRHHAVALSFRLGLIS; encoded by the coding sequence TTGCTGGTACAGTTTCTGGCGCTCATAGACGAGATGAAGAGCAGGGACGAAATCGTTCAGGAATTCGAGCGGGTTCTGGACCGCTACGGCTTCGACTTTTACGGCGTCGTCCGCCAGCCGAAGCCGAACGAAAATCCGCTGAGCCTGCTGTTGACCGGACGCTGGCCGGATGGCTGGCCACAGATCTACATCAAGAAGAAATTTGTCATCATCGATCCGACGATCCGCTTTCTCGGCCATGCGCAGCGCGGCTTCCGCTGGAGGGAGACGCTGGTTGCCTTCCGCTCCGATCCACACCGCAAGCGCATGGAGCGCATGATGGTCGAGGCACGCGGCTACGGCCTCCACGACGGGTACATTTTTCCCGTCCACGGGCGCCGCGGACTGCTCGGCAATTTGTCGGTCGGCGGCCGCGTGGTCGATCTCAGCCCGGTCGAGATGAGCCTGTTCGACGGCATTGCCAAGAAGGTCTTCTGGCGGCTTCTGGAGCTGACGGATCCCACGGTTCTCGCTGAAATGGTCTCCAGCGTCGATGTCCAGATGACTCGCCGCGAAATGGAGGCCTTGAACTATCTGGCCGACGGGCTGACCTCGAACGAGATCAGCCGGATCCTCGACATCTCCAACCATACGGTCGACTGGTACATGAACGGCATCCAGGAAAAACTACGCGCGAAAAACCGCCATCACGCGGTTGCCCTGTCCTTCCGTCTGGGATTGATTTCCTGA